Below is a genomic region from Eremothecium sinecaudum strain ATCC 58844 chromosome V, complete sequence.
TATGCCCTTCTAAAAGTAATATTCAGATCAGGCTACACCATTTAAAATCCTGCAAGCTCTGTATCTATAAGGAAGGGCAAGGTACAAGTCAAACAGTCGTTATTGAAGAGTGCGCATCATGCATATTTGATGAAAGTTGTAACGAAAAAGTTACTATTCAAAATTTCAGCAATCTAGGGTTTACATCAACTGGTAAGCAAAGCTATGCTTTTAGCAAATGGTTAGCTGAATAGCGGTATTAGATCTAAATGCATCGAAGGCATCGTATCACGTGAGAAAAGATTAAGTGTTTAGTCTTCATTCTCGTTGATAAGTGCTTGTTTAATTATAGCAGCTTTATGCTGTCACATTTTAACGAATTTAAATATGTCAAATAAGCCAATGGAATCTGAATGCTTTTACACGCTGTTCTGAAGGTATACCTCAACTTATCTCTATTGTTTTAAGATTTTCCGGCCAGATAGTTCTTGCCCAATACGGAAATGGTAAACAAATGAAAAGTCTATGTTTAAAATTACATCAAAAGACATATGAAGAACTGCAAAGGATGTTGCTCCTTACGTATACCTGATTCTAATACTGTAGCTGTTACCGAAGCAGTATGGCTTTTAATATTGGCTCCCCTGTTAAAGAAAGGAGCAAGATCTTTGAGAACTATAATGAACAACAAGGCCCTAAAAATACGAGGTCGCTATCCAGAATCTCATCTTCCCAGGCCAATACAATTTCCCTTAAGAAATCGCCGCCATTGAAGCAATTAGATCTATCTGTTAGAAATGCACAGGATAAAGAGAATCGGAGTTTTGCTGTAAATTCTGGATTAGGGTCTAAAATATTCAATAGTCCCTTTCTACAGTCTGAGAAAAACAGCAAACCAGTCTTGAAAGTTAATAATGAGACCGCTAAAACTCCAATACGTAAACAAAATGATAGTACTAAGAAGAATTTAGCAAGCACCCAAAGTCCTCCAAAAACTATCAGTAAACCAAAAGAGAAGTTATTTGCAGTTAATACTACTCCAAACGTAGAACGTAAACTTACAGTTGCGAATGTTTCCAATGACAATAAAAAATACTTTGAGTTCCTTTGTAGGGTTGGTGAAGCGAAGAGATGGATAGAAGAAGTCATCAAGGAAGAGTTACCCGATGAGTTAGAGCTTGCAACAGGCAACGCTATGAGGGATGGTTACTTTCTAGCTAAACTGACCCAAATTATTAAGCCTGATCTTGTGTCAAATATAATCCCTCCAGGTAGGCTGCAATTCAAACATACTCAAAATATAAATGCGTTTTTCGCTTTAACTGACCAAGTCGGCGTCCCTGACCTTTTCAGATTCGAATTGACTGATTTATATGAGAAGAAAGACTTGCCAAAGGTTTTCGAGACATTGCACGCATTGGCCAGTATTTTGAACGCCAGATATTCTGGACAGGTTCCAGAGATTTTGAATCTATCTGGAACGCTCGAGTTTTCTGAGGAAACCCTTCGAATGTGCAAACGTAGACTTCCCAATGTTAGGAACTTTAGGTCCTTTAAGAGTGAAGGTGCGTCTTTTGCCCTAAATACTATGacaaataataatgaagGACTAATAAAGGACTGGACATTAAAGAAAGCGGAAGCAACCCCTGAACCTAATACACAAGACGACATCAGCTCAAATTATGACCGTGAGCTAAATAGTCCGCAGATTTCAGAAACTCAATTGAGCACTCCTACTAATCCAACTGATGAAGATACAATAGTTGTTGCCCCTAAGTATGAGCTCCCTATGCTCGACTCAAGTAATATTCCAGAGCTTAAGAAATCTACAACTTTCAGTAAAGAAGACGCGCCTACTACACCAGAAAAGCAAACTGCTCAAGCAATTTACCCATCTCTCCGCTATACATCACCTTCATACCTTAAAGAGCCTCATATGGAATCCAGAACAGCTTCAATGCTATTTTCAGATCCTTTTTTGCGAACCACTAACACAAACTTGAATTACAATACCCACATAAACCGATTCTCATATTATTCACCAGGTATTTCGAGGCGAATTGCATACGGCACCGAGTTACCGTACTCACCTGAGCATGATTACGGTGGCTTAACGCAGTACGGCTACTCATATATTACACCGTCATATTCTCCTACTAGGAGACAGCGAATGACTGAAAGTAGTTTTTTGGATACTCTGATTAAAATGCAAGCCTATGCTCGAGGCTCAAATTTGCGCTTTGAATTGTTCATAAAAAGAAGGAAAATCGATCTCTTCGTACCTGAGATAGAAGGATTCATAGCAATTGCGAGAGGACACTTGATACGCTGTCGTGAATTGGGTAAAATACAGCCAAAGCCTACGATAGATGTTGAGGCTTTAGATATTTTTAGGGCTATTATTATTGGGAATTTATATCGGAATAAGGTCGATTCTTTGAGAATAAAATGTTTAAGAAACGAAAACTTCATCAGAGCTTTCCAAAACATTGCAAAGGCTGTTTTGTCGAGAACACGTTGTAAATCCAGATTGTCAGATGTTACTTATTGCGAGGAAAATATTATCAACTTACAGTCACATATCAAGGGCCTGCTTCTTAGACGCTTACTGCTACCCAGAGACTCTGAACGGTTTATAACTTGCATTCAATCCATCACCAGAGGATTCATAAtaagaagaagattaaaTGAACAGGCACAATCTTTATCTGcttcaattcttcaattccAGTTGCAAACTAGAGGAGTATTGGTAAGGATGGCCTTAAAGAGCCAAGTAGAGCTATTAAATGAACGCTCATCAACAATAGTATGTTTACAAGGTCTATGTCGCAGCTTAATACTTAGAAGAAAATACCACTGCATAGTTCACTACACTGCGGACACTGAAGTGATTCTTAAACGTTATCAAGCCAAGATAAGAGGCAATCTAAAGCGTCAGAACTTAAACAGCTTACAACTCTTGCTCCTAGAAGCTATTCCATCTATTGATAAATTGGTAGGCTTATTGAAAGGCTATGTACTTCGTTCAAATATGAAGTTGATTCAGCGACCATCAGGAAATATAAGGCAAATTATCTTGATACAAGCTAAGCTTAAAGGTATCCTAACTAGGTTTGCAATTGAGTTGGTCGATGGAGTTATAGAGAGGAATTTTATAACCATATTCCAGGGAAAGATACGGGGTGCAATGCTAAGATCTGAACTTCGCAGCAATGTTAATTATTATCGACGCAACCTTTATGCAGCAATCAAGTTACAGAGCGCTATAAGAGCTTATCAGCAACACATGGCCTTCAATGAACTAAAAACGTCTAATAGTCCAGGTTTATGGTCAGTTAGAAAGTTTGTACACCTTTTAAATGACCGTGAAATAAATGATGAAATTTCTGTATTACAACTCAAAAAGAATAGCGTCAATGAATATAATAAAGCAATCCTACGGCTTCAGTCGAAAGTACTGAAATTAGCGGTAAAGTGGAAGTTACTAGAAAAGCGTGGGATAGATGCAAGCAACTTTATGTCGGAGGCTGGCTTGAAAAACCTTCAGAAATATTTCACGAAAATAGCACCATCTTCTGTTATAGAACGCAACAGTTTATACAGTCAGATTTGCTACCTGCTACAGGTTAGTCCAAAATACTGGAAGATAATGTTTAAGCTAGAGCATAAATTATGCATAACACATATGCCAAAATTGTTTTCAAGAAATTATGGACTGATACCGTATAGAGAGAATATGCTATTCATTAACATGATCGCTGAATTGATGAATGATGATATCAATCAAAGCTCGAAAGATGTTTTTGTCACTTCAGGATATCGAAGTTCCGCTTGGGGAACACTGCTCTCGGAATATCTACAAATTCATAAGAATGCTGAACTTAACTCACTATTTTCCAAAAGCTTAGTTACATTCAACAATATTAAAGTTGATTTTGAAAGTGATCCAGCCAATATTTACCAACAGCTGCATCCATCTAAGTCACCACTAGCGTCTCATTTAGCAATTGCAAATCCCGAAACGAGAGCTAAATACGTGGAGAACATGATGAATATATGGTCAGTTACTGAATCTGTAAGAATGGCGTTAACAAACCTGAAAGATGAAATACCACTTGAAATAAGATACCTATGCACATTGGCATACAGAGCCATTTCCAGGAAAAGTTCTGATGAATATGATGCGTTAAGAGCAGTTTCAAAAGTTCTGGTTGAACATGTTATCA
It encodes:
- the IQG1 gene encoding Iqg1p (Syntenic homolog of Ashbya gossypii AFL150C; Syntenic homolog of Saccharomyces cerevisiae YPL242C (IQG1)) → MAFNIGSPVKERSKIFENYNEQQGPKNTRSLSRISSSQANTISLKKSPPLKQLDLSVRNAQDKENRSFAVNSGLGSKIFNSPFLQSEKNSKPVLKVNNETAKTPIRKQNDSTKKNLASTQSPPKTISKPKEKLFAVNTTPNVERKLTVANVSNDNKKYFEFLCRVGEAKRWIEEVIKEELPDELELATGNAMRDGYFLAKLTQIIKPDLVSNIIPPGRLQFKHTQNINAFFALTDQVGVPDLFRFELTDLYEKKDLPKVFETLHALASILNARYSGQVPEILNLSGTLEFSEETLRMCKRRLPNVRNFRSFKSEGASFALNTMTNNNEGLIKDWTLKKAEATPEPNTQDDISSNYDRELNSPQISETQLSTPTNPTDEDTIVVAPKYELPMLDSSNIPELKKSTTFSKEDAPTTPEKQTAQAIYPSLRYTSPSYLKEPHMESRTASMLFSDPFLRTTNTNLNYNTHINRFSYYSPGISRRIAYGTELPYSPEHDYGGLTQYGYSYITPSYSPTRRQRMTESSFLDTLIKMQAYARGSNLRFELFIKRRKIDLFVPEIEGFIAIARGHLIRCRELGKIQPKPTIDVEALDIFRAIIIGNLYRNKVDSLRIKCLRNENFIRAFQNIAKAVLSRTRCKSRLSDVTYCEENIINLQSHIKGLLLRRLLLPRDSERFITCIQSITRGFIIRRRLNEQAQSLSASILQFQLQTRGVLVRMALKSQVELLNERSSTIVCLQGLCRSLILRRKYHCIVHYTADTEVILKRYQAKIRGNLKRQNLNSLQLLLLEAIPSIDKLVGLLKGYVLRSNMKLIQRPSGNIRQIILIQAKLKGILTRFAIELVDGVIERNFITIFQGKIRGAMLRSELRSNVNYYRRNLYAAIKLQSAIRAYQQHMAFNELKTSNSPGLWSVRKFVHLLNDREINDEISVLQLKKNSVNEYNKAILRLQSKVLKLAVKWKLLEKRGIDASNFMSEAGLKNLQKYFTKIAPSSVIERNSLYSQICYLLQVSPKYWKIMFKLEHKLCITHMPKLFSRNYGLIPYRENMLFINMIAELMNDDINQSSKDVFVTSGYRSSAWGTLLSEYLQIHKNAELNSLFSKSLVTFNNIKVDFESDPANIYQQLHPSKSPLASHLAIANPETRAKYVENMMNIWSVTESVRMALTNLKDEIPLEIRYLCTLAYRAISRKSSDEYDALRAVSKVLVEHVIIEFFYKRSNFGFEDKVRNMDDKTKIICDTLSTIFSLKDFTGFYEPLNSYVRDIRPEIIDLLRSMPISTDLGKEFRALLYKDIAAKEGPSLAIRQKYLDLIIGMFITHSSYLPQGDPIISLLKQMKRVMESSSSGNNDVLSLELEPAAYQFPLADIKSTEAYNKAKRGVCYLMQVEDVDTSITDLLTSEVYPEDDRTFLVLQRKYRKIRNDMHKNFPGINNYVAFKKHVIQLILELTQEGSINSSNNYQSLLADISNSIRRRNEPEITDEEDLSSLKSVCDILHQKREYLSLLATAVDIATTRTLKRIQKANSYTNYVNKGSGFSKLFKDACMKIPCNRSLSSSDTSHRWSFKQLRANGVLSRVDSAGHEFEASISGSSIDRLPDCGIKISTTNGENFQLTITNSRNRKFYYQEVVKFNDLLNKEAEDCNAELNVHNFITLRVSRLIDLLCGVYLRQTKV